One part of the Homo sapiens chromosome 19, GRCh38.p14 Primary Assembly genome encodes these proteins:
- the GIPC3 gene encoding PDZ domain-containing protein GIPC3 isoform 2 (isoform 2 is encoded by transcript variant 2), whose translation MEGAAAREARGTETPRASAPPPAPSEPPAAPRARPRLVFRTQLAHGSPTGKIEGFTNVRELYAKIAEAFGIAPTEILFCTLNSHKVDMQKLLGGQIGLEDFIFAHVRGETKEVEVTKTEDALGLTITDNGAGYAFIKRIKEGSIINRIEAVCVGDSIEAINDHSIVGCRHYEVAKMLRELPKSQPFTLRLVQPKRAFDMIGQRSRSSKCPVEAKVTSGRETLRLRSGGAATVEEAPSEFEEEASRKVDDLLESYMGIRDPELGKGPGVHHGGDVQEDSERPGVCTLFRLRLGRVRLPRRVCGGSVGRHRRGQRGLWLVCPGGAQHSPSPEPSPLPRPCSRTQPRSEDKFLSRTQSNLEPQPNSRTQPFSRIQPRSEAKLCARAQASSETKPSIENKLCSKTQASPETKPSSRTQMSFETMPSTETKPCSRTQACSEAKPSSRTQMSSETMPSSRTQMGSETMPSSRTQMGSETEPSSRTQMGSETEPSSKTQMGSETMPSSRTQMGSETEPSSRTQMGSETEPSSRTQMGSETMPSSRTQMGSETKPSSRTQMSSETMPSSRTQMSSETEPSIETKPCSRVQASSETKPSSRTQISSETKPSIETKPCSRIQATSEAKPSSRTQVSPETKPSSRTQISSETNPSIETKPCSRTQATSEAKPSSRTQIRSETKPCSEAQASSETKHISRIQLSPDNKPNSGTQTHFKTQTSLETNPSSRIQASSETKPCWKTQADSGTLDSSTMQPHLDTRSSSGTPVNFGTHVRFMKQPSSGTPVSSGFRDSSQIKSYSRTQTSSETQVHTAAQSRSQPQLHPSAHPHPAAQSSSSDDSSSETEPSSRTSPSATTRPNSRIQTSSGTPSILEARPSSSTQLGAKPHSPCTMQLSSRMQFTSRTQTNFKAWPSSRAQSSPSTAPSSGTQLSSGAQAGSEIPASSKTQTAAETQPSSRIQLSSGVQSSPGTQAIAAIELSSTALSSSDSRSSSRTQRCPGARPASGTQFASKTLPGSRYQLQTTAPDSSGIQLDFGKQSSSESQLSFGTQPSSGTQISSRIQASSGSQLSSGTQLISGAQPSSRTQTSSGNQLSSGTQTTARIQLSPGAHLSSRTQSSPETRLSSEAQSSSGTQFSSGIQFGSETQTGSRIQPDSGAQLSSRTQSSSETGLSSETQTGSRIQPSPGAHLSSGTQPVSGTQSSSRTHTSSRIWLSPGNGICPQTPGLDPRIQLEAPAPAQPQPPGPSPRDPTPAPSKDPQPLPQPHDQVCGIQASLGPIPGLPQASYLAPQSQVSSTPQKPAVSPKPRVGPQKSTPPTISVTPSPAPRAALLSSQLSESPALAPALCPTLGEPGARPYRGGP comes from the exons ATGGAGGGAGCAGCGGCCCGGGAGGCCCGGGGGACCGAGACCCCGCGCGCGTCTGCGCCCCCGCCCGCGCCCTCGGAGCCCCCGGCCGCGCCCCGCGCCCGCCCGCGCCTCGTCTTCCGCACGCAGCTGGCGCACGGGAGCCCCACGGGCAAGATCGAGGGCTTCACCAACGTCCGCGAGCTGTACGCCAAGATCGCCGAAGCCTTCGGGATCGCGCCCACCGAG ATTTTATTCTGCACCCTCAACAGCCACAAAGTGGACATGCAGAAGCTCCTGGGGGGTCAGATAGGCCTGGAGGACTTCATCTTTGCCCACGTGCGAGGCGagaccaaggaggtggaggtcactAAGACAGAGGATGCTCTGGGGCTGACCATCACGGACAACGGGGCTGGCTACGCCTTCATCAAG AGAATCAAGGAAGGCAGTATCATCAACCGGATCGAGGCAGTGTGCGTGGGTGACAGCATCGAAGCCATCAACGACCACTCCATTGTGGGCTGCCGCCACTACGAGGTGGCCAAGATGCTCCGGGAGCTGCCCAAGTCCCAGCCCTTCACCCTGCGCCTGGTGCAGCCCAAGAGGGCCTTCG ATATGATTGGCCAGAGAAGTCGGTCCAGCAAATGTCCAGTAGAGGCGAAAGTGACCAGCGGGAGGGAGACCCTGCGGCTTCGTTCTGGGGGGGCTGCCACAGTGGAGGAAGCG CCCAGTGAGTTTGAGGAGGAGGCATCTCGGAAGGTTGATGACCTGCTGGAAAGCTACATGGGCATTCGGGACCCCGAGCTGGGTAAGGGGCCAGG CGTCCACCATGGTGGAGACGTCCAAGAAGACAGCGAGCGCCCAGGAGTTTGCACGCTGTTTAGACTCCGTCTTGGGCGAGTTCGCCTTCCCCGACGAGTTTGTGGTGGAAGTGTGGGCCGCCATCGGCGAGGCCAGAGAGGCCTGTGGCTAGTTTGCCCTGGGGGGGCCCAGCACAGCCCCAGCCCGGAGCCCAGCCCCCTGCCCCGGCCCTGCTCCAGAACCCAGCCCAGATCGGAGGACAAGTTCCTCTCTAGAACCCAATCCAATTTGGAGCCCCAGCCCAACTCCAGAACCCAACCCTTCTCTAGAATCCAGCCCAGATCTGAGGCCAAGCTATGTGCTAGAGCCCAGGCCAGCTCTGAGACCAAGCCCAGCATTGAGAATAAGCTCTGTTCTAAAACTCAGGCCAGCCCTGAGACCAAGCCCAGCTCTAGAACTCAGATGAGCTTTGAGACCATGCCCAGCACTGAGACCAAGCCCTGTTCTAGAACTCAGGCCTGCTCTGAGGCCAAGCCCAGCTCTAGAACCCAGATGAGCTCTGAGACCATGCCCAGCTCTAGAACTCAGATGGGCTCTGAGACCATGCCCAGCTCTAGAACTCAGATGGGCTCTGAGACCGAGCCCAGCTCTAGAACTCAGATGGGCTCTGAGACCGAGCCCAGCTCTAAAACTCAGATGGGCTCTGAGACCATGCCCAGCTCTAGAACTCAGATGGGCTCTGAGACCGAGCCCAGCTCTAGAACTCAGATGGGCTCTGAGACCGAGCCCAGCTCTAGAACTCAGATGGGCTCTGAGACCATGCCCAGCTCTAGAACTCAGATGGGCTCCGAGACCAAGCCCAGCTCTAGAACCCAGATGAGCTCTGAGACCATGCCCAGCTCTAGAACTCAGATGAGCTCTGAGACAGAGCCCAGTATTGAGACCAAGCCCTGTTCTAGAGTCCAGGCCAGCTCCGAGACCAAGCCCAGCTCTAGAACCCAGATAAGCTCTGAAACCAAGCCCAGCATAGAGACCAAGCCGTGTTCTAGAATTCAGGCCACATCTGAAGCCAAGCCCAGCTCTAGAACTCAGGTCAGCCCTGAGACCAAGCCCAGCTCTAGAACCCAGATAAGCTCTGAAACCAATCCCAGCATTGAGACCAAGCCCTGTTCTAGAACTCAGGCCACCTCTGAGGCCAAACCCAGCTCTAGAACCCAGATAAGATCTGAGACCAAGCCCTGCTCTGAAGCCCAGGCCAGCTCTGAGACGAAGCACATCTCTAGAATCCAGCTGAGCCCTGACAACAAGCCAAACTCTGGAACCCAGACACATTTTAAGACCCAGACCAGCTTGGAGACCAATCCCAGTTCCAGAATCCAGGCTAGCTCGGAGACCAAGCCCTGCTGGAAAACTCAAGCTGACTCTGGAACTCTGGACAGCTCCACGATGCAGCCACACCTGGACACTCGGTCTAGCTCCGGAACCCCAGTTAATTTTGGAACCCATGTGAGATTCATGAAGCAGCCCAGCTCTGGAACCCCAGTCAGCTCAGGATTCAGAGACAGCTCCCAAATCAAATCCTATTCAAGAACTCAGACCAGCTCAGAAACCCAGGTCCACACGGCTGCCCAGTCCAGATCCCAACCCCAGTTGCATCCAAGTGCCCATCCCCATCCTGCAGCCCAGTCCAGCTCCAGTGATGATTCCAGCTCTGAGACTGAGCCCAGCTCTAGAACCTCGCCTAGTGCTACAACCAGGCCCAACTCCAGGATTCAGACCAGCTCTGGAACCCCATCCATCTTGGAAGCAAGACCCAGCTCCAGCACACAGCTTGGTGCCAAGCCCCACTCTCCTTGCACAATGCAGCTCAGCTCTAGAATGCAGTTTACTTCCAGGACCCAGACCAATTTCAAGGCCTGGCCAAGCTCCAGAGCTCAATCCAGCCCAAGCACCGCACCCAGCTCTGGAACTCAGCTCAGTTCTGGAGCACAGGCTGGTTCTGAAATCCCAGCCAGCTCCAAAACACAGACAGCAGCTGAGACCCAGCCAAGTTCCAGAATCCAGCTAAGCTCTGGAGTCCAATCTAGTCCTGGGACCCAGGCCATCGCAGCAATAGAATTAAGCTCCACAGCCCTGTCTAGTTCCGACAGCAGGTCCAGCTCCAGGACCCAGCGCTGCCCAGGAGCTCGACCAGCCTCTGGGACTCAATTCGCCTCTAAAACCCTGCCAGGTTCTAGATACCAGCTCCAGACCACAGCCCCAGACAGCTCTGGTATTCAACTGGACTTTGGGAAGCAGAGCAGTTCTGAAAGTCAGCTTAGCTTTGGAACTCAGCCCAGCTCTGGGACCCAGATAAGCTCAAGAATTCAAGCCAGCTCTGGAAGTCAGCTTAGTTCGGGAACCCAGCTGATTTCCGGAGCCCAACCCAGCTCCAGAACTCAGACTAGTTCTGGAAACCAGCTCAGCTCCGGGACCCAGACCACTGCAAGAATTCAGCTCAGCCCTGGAGCTCATCTTAGCTCCAGAACCCAGTCCAGTCCTGAGACCAGGCTCAGCTCTGAGGCTCAGTCCAGCTCTGGAACCCAGTTCAGTTCTGGGATTCAGTTTGGCTCTGAAACCCAGACCGGCTCAAGAATTCAGCCCGACTCTGGAGCCCAACTTAGTTCCAGAACCCAGTCCAGCTCTGAGACCGGGCTCAGCTCTGAAACCCAGACCGGCTCAAGAATTCAGCCCAGCCCTGGAGCCCACCTTAGTTCTGGAACCCAGCCTGTTTCTGGAACCCAATCCAGTTCCAGAACTCACACCAGTTCAAGAATCTGGCTGAGCCCTGGAAATGGAATCTGCCCACAGACCCCTGGCCTTGACCCTAGAATCCAGCTTGaggcccctgccccagcccaacCTCAGCCCCCAGGCCCATCCCCCAGagaccccaccccagcccctagCAAAGacccccagcctctgcctcagcccCATGATCAGGTATGTGGCATCCAGGCCAGCCTTGGCCCCATCCCAGGCTTACCCCAAGCCTCCTACCTGGCCCCACAGTCACAGGTCTCCTCAACCCCCCAGAAGCCAGCCGTCTCTCCCAAGCCCCGGGTGGGACCCCAGAAGTCCACCCCACCCACCATATCTGTCACTCCTAGTCCTGCCCCTAGGGCAGCCCTCCTGAGTTCCCAGCTGTCTGAGTCCCCAGCTTTGGCGCCAGCCCTTTGCCCCACTCTGGGGGAGCCAGGAGCCCGCCCTTACCGCGGGGGGCCGTAG
- the TBXA2R gene encoding thromboxane A2 receptor isoform X1, translating into MWPNGSSLGPCFRPTNITLEERRLIASPWFAASFCVVGLASNLLALSVLAGARQGGSHTRSSFLTFLCGLVLTDFLGLLVTGTIVVSQHAALFEWHAVDPGCRLCRFMGVVMIFFGLSPLLLGAAMASERYLGITRPFSRPAVASQRRAWATVGLVWAAALALGLLPLLGVGRYTVQYPGSWCFLTLGAESGDVAFGLLFSMLGGLSVGLSFLLNTVSVATLCHVYHGQEAAQQRPRDSEVEMMAQLLGIMVVASVCWLPLLVFIAQTVLRNPPAMSPAGQLSRTTEKELLIYLRVATWNQILDPWVYILFRRAVLRRLQPRLSTRPRSLSLQPQLTQRSGLQ; encoded by the exons ATGTGGCCCAACGGCAGTTCCCTGGGGCCCTGTTTCCGGCCCACAAACATTACCCTGGAGGAGAGACGGCTGATCGCCTCGCCCTGGTTCGCCGCCTCCTTCTGCGTGGTGGGCCTGGCCTCCAACCTGCTGGCCCTGAGCGTGCTGGCGGGCGCGCGGCAGGGGGGTTCGCACACGCGCTCCTCCTTCCTCACCTTCCTCTGCGGCCTCGTCCTCACCGACTTCCTGGGGCTGCTGGTGACCGGTACCATCGTGGTGTCCCAGCACGCCGCGCTCTTCGAGTGGCACGCCGTGGACCCTGGCTGCCGTCTCTGTCGCTTCATGGGCGTCGTCATGATCTTCTTCGGCCTGTCCCCGCTGCTGCTGGGGGCCGCCATGGCCTCAGAGCGCTACCTGGGTATCACCCGGCCCTTCTCGCGCCCGGCGGTCGCCTCGCAGCGCCGCGCCTGGGCCACCGTGGGGCTGGTGTGGGCGGCCGCGCTGGCGCTGGGCCTGCTGCCCCTGCTGGGCGTGGGTCGCTACACCGTGCAATACCCGGGGTCCTGGTGCTTCCTGACGCTGGGCGCCGAGTCCGGGGACGTGGCCTTCGGGCTGCTCTTCTCCATGCTGGGCGGCCTCTCGGTCGGGCTGTCCTTCCTGCTGAACACGGTCAGCGTGGCCACCCTGTGCCACGTCTACCACGGGCAGGAGGCGGCCCAGCAGCGTCCCCGGGACTCCGAGGTGGAGATGATGGCTCAGCTCCTGGGGATCATGGTGGTGGCCAGCGTGTGTTGGCTGCCCCTTCTG GTCTTCATCGCCCAGACAGTGCTGCGAAACCCGCCTGCCATGAGCCCCGCCGGGCAGCTGTCCCGCACCACGGAGAAGGAGCTGCTCATCTACTTGCGCGTGGCCACCTGGAACCAGATCCTGGACCCCTGGGTGTATATCCTGTTCCGCCGCGCCGTGCTCCGGCGTCTCCAGCCTCGCCTCAGCACCCGGCCCAGGTCGCTgtccctccagccccagctcaCGCAGCGCTCCGGGCTGCAGTAG
- the TBXA2R gene encoding thromboxane A2 receptor isoform beta (isoform beta is encoded by transcript variant b) → MWPNGSSLGPCFRPTNITLEERRLIASPWFAASFCVVGLASNLLALSVLAGARQGGSHTRSSFLTFLCGLVLTDFLGLLVTGTIVVSQHAALFEWHAVDPGCRLCRFMGVVMIFFGLSPLLLGAAMASERYLGITRPFSRPAVASQRRAWATVGLVWAAALALGLLPLLGVGRYTVQYPGSWCFLTLGAESGDVAFGLLFSMLGGLSVGLSFLLNTVSVATLCHVYHGQEAAQQRPRDSEVEMMAQLLGIMVVASVCWLPLLVFIAQTVLRNPPAMSPAGQLSRTTEKELLIYLRVATWNQILDPWVYILFRRAVLRRLQPRLSTRPRRSLTLWPSLEYSGTISAHCNLRLPGSSDSRASASRAAGITGVSHCARPCMLFDPEFDLLAGVQLLPFEPPTGKALSRKD, encoded by the exons ATGTGGCCCAACGGCAGTTCCCTGGGGCCCTGTTTCCGGCCCACAAACATTACCCTGGAGGAGAGACGGCTGATCGCCTCGCCCTGGTTCGCCGCCTCCTTCTGCGTGGTGGGCCTGGCCTCCAACCTGCTGGCCCTGAGCGTGCTGGCGGGCGCGCGGCAGGGGGGTTCGCACACGCGCTCCTCCTTCCTCACCTTCCTCTGCGGCCTCGTCCTCACCGACTTCCTGGGGCTGCTGGTGACCGGTACCATCGTGGTGTCCCAGCACGCCGCGCTCTTCGAGTGGCACGCCGTGGACCCTGGCTGCCGTCTCTGTCGCTTCATGGGCGTCGTCATGATCTTCTTCGGCCTGTCCCCGCTGCTGCTGGGGGCCGCCATGGCCTCAGAGCGCTACCTGGGTATCACCCGGCCCTTCTCGCGCCCGGCGGTCGCCTCGCAGCGCCGCGCCTGGGCCACCGTGGGGCTGGTGTGGGCGGCCGCGCTGGCGCTGGGCCTGCTGCCCCTGCTGGGCGTGGGTCGCTACACCGTGCAATACCCGGGGTCCTGGTGCTTCCTGACGCTGGGCGCCGAGTCCGGGGACGTGGCCTTCGGGCTGCTCTTCTCCATGCTGGGCGGCCTCTCGGTCGGGCTGTCCTTCCTGCTGAACACGGTCAGCGTGGCCACCCTGTGCCACGTCTACCACGGGCAGGAGGCGGCCCAGCAGCGTCCCCGGGACTCCGAGGTGGAGATGATGGCTCAGCTCCTGGGGATCATGGTGGTGGCCAGCGTGTGTTGGCTGCCCCTTCTG GTCTTCATCGCCCAGACAGTGCTGCGAAACCCGCCTGCCATGAGCCCCGCCGGGCAGCTGTCCCGCACCACGGAGAAGGAGCTGCTCATCTACTTGCGCGTGGCCACCTGGAACCAGATCCTGGACCCCTGGGTGTATATCCTGTTCCGCCGCGCCGTGCTCCGGCGTCTCCAGCCTCGCCTCAGCACCCGGCCCAG acggagtctcactctgtggcccagcctggagtacagtggcacgatctcggctcactgcaacctccgcctcccgggttcaagcgattctcgtgcctcagcctcccgagcagctgggattacaggcgtaagccactgcgcccggccttgcaTGCTCTTTGACCCTGAATTTGACCTACTTGCTGGGGTACAGTTGCTTCCTTTTGAACCTCCAACAGGGAAGGCTCTGTCCAGAAAGGATTGA
- the GIPC3 gene encoding PDZ domain-containing protein GIPC3 isoform 1 (isoform 1 is encoded by transcript variant 1), giving the protein MEGAAAREARGTETPRASAPPPAPSEPPAAPRARPRLVFRTQLAHGSPTGKIEGFTNVRELYAKIAEAFGIAPTEILFCTLNSHKVDMQKLLGGQIGLEDFIFAHVRGETKEVEVTKTEDALGLTITDNGAGYAFIKRIKEGSIINRIEAVCVGDSIEAINDHSIVGCRHYEVAKMLRELPKSQPFTLRLVQPKRAFDMIGQRSRSSKCPVEAKVTSGRETLRLRSGGAATVEEAPSEFEEEASRKVDDLLESYMGIRDPELASTMVETSKKTASAQEFARCLDSVLGEFAFPDEFVVEVWAAIGEAREACG; this is encoded by the exons ATGGAGGGAGCAGCGGCCCGGGAGGCCCGGGGGACCGAGACCCCGCGCGCGTCTGCGCCCCCGCCCGCGCCCTCGGAGCCCCCGGCCGCGCCCCGCGCCCGCCCGCGCCTCGTCTTCCGCACGCAGCTGGCGCACGGGAGCCCCACGGGCAAGATCGAGGGCTTCACCAACGTCCGCGAGCTGTACGCCAAGATCGCCGAAGCCTTCGGGATCGCGCCCACCGAG ATTTTATTCTGCACCCTCAACAGCCACAAAGTGGACATGCAGAAGCTCCTGGGGGGTCAGATAGGCCTGGAGGACTTCATCTTTGCCCACGTGCGAGGCGagaccaaggaggtggaggtcactAAGACAGAGGATGCTCTGGGGCTGACCATCACGGACAACGGGGCTGGCTACGCCTTCATCAAG AGAATCAAGGAAGGCAGTATCATCAACCGGATCGAGGCAGTGTGCGTGGGTGACAGCATCGAAGCCATCAACGACCACTCCATTGTGGGCTGCCGCCACTACGAGGTGGCCAAGATGCTCCGGGAGCTGCCCAAGTCCCAGCCCTTCACCCTGCGCCTGGTGCAGCCCAAGAGGGCCTTCG ATATGATTGGCCAGAGAAGTCGGTCCAGCAAATGTCCAGTAGAGGCGAAAGTGACCAGCGGGAGGGAGACCCTGCGGCTTCGTTCTGGGGGGGCTGCCACAGTGGAGGAAGCG CCCAGTGAGTTTGAGGAGGAGGCATCTCGGAAGGTTGATGACCTGCTGGAAAGCTACATGGGCATTCGGGACCCCGAGCTGG CGTCCACCATGGTGGAGACGTCCAAGAAGACAGCGAGCGCCCAGGAGTTTGCACGCTGTTTAGACTCCGTCTTGGGCGAGTTCGCCTTCCCCGACGAGTTTGTGGTGGAAGTGTGGGCCGCCATCGGCGAGGCCAGAGAGGCCTGTGGCTAG